The following coding sequences are from one Papaver somniferum cultivar HN1 unplaced genomic scaffold, ASM357369v1 unplaced-scaffold_74, whole genome shotgun sequence window:
- the LOC113344144 gene encoding uncharacterized 38.1 kDa protein-like, with protein MGMLSTICQVLVAGIAARFLYKNWFSPKTEDSGSSTVSSDHNYGTTISSAAVSVSTLAHDLLIFEITSQVPEKLRENVASSKQVQANWYKKLLQAWREANPTPKTPGQVSRLVILTLHPHGVTEVEGLLRFYGLPSLLEPWVRIHEAATVTPPSRPEGVKFELNTCRVDAYAVADGDGLTVYVDVADPTEATLSVPEDVRVAVSERSKARASKDKPKAKALHKTINDAGYRVVLGPNKKEILARKYRIRLRGIDAPENKQPFGKEAKKELTKLLKGNCVIVQVYGEDKYNRLVGDVYCNGQFAQEVMLKKGLAWHYAAFDKRPELRKWAKEAKAAGIGLWADSDPEEPWKWRKNNPTPYV; from the exons ATGGGGATGTTATCAACTATCTGTCAAGTATTGGTTGCAGGAATTGCAGCAAGATTTCTTTACAAGAATTGGTTCAGTCCAAAAACTGAAGATTCTGGGTCATCAACAGTTTCATCAGATCATAACTATGGTACTACTATCTCCTCCGCTGCTGTTAGTGTTTCAACTTTGgctcatgatcttcttatctTTGAGATCACTTCTCAG GTTCCTGAAAAACTTCGTGAGAATGTTGCATCTTCAAAGCAAGTTCAAGCTAATTG GTACAAGAAACTATTGCAGGCATGGAGAGAAGCAAATCCAACACCCAAAACACCTGGACAAGTATCTAGGCTTGTCATTCTAACCTTGCATCCGCACGGAGTCACCGAAGTAGAG GGTCTATTGAGATTCTATGGTCTTCCGAGTCTGCTTGAGCCTTgggttagaattcatgaagcaGCAACTGTCACTCCTCCATCTCGACCTGAAGGAGTGAAATTCGAATTAAATACTTGTCGG GTGGATGCTTATGCTGTTGCTGATGGAGACGGCTTAACTGTTTATGTTGATGTCGCGGACCCAACGGAAGCCACCCTGAGTGTGCCTGAGGATGTTCGAGTGGCAGTATCAGAACGATCAAAAGCACGTGCATCCAAAGATAAGCCAAAGGCAAAAGCACTGCATAAGACCATTAACGATGCTGGTTACAG AGTCGTACTTGGTCCAAACAAAAAGGAAATTCTTGCCAGAAAGTACCGGATTCGGTTGAG GGGCATTGATGCACCAGAGAACAAACAGCCCTTTGGAAAAGAGGCGAAGAAAGAACTTACTAAGCTTCTTAAAGGCAATTGTGTGATTGTTCAGGTGTACGGGGAGGACAAATATAATCGACTTGTAGGAGACGTTTATTGCAATGGACAATTTGCACAG GAAGTAATGCTCAAGAAAGGGCTCGCTTGGCATTATGCAGCTTTTGACAAACGCCCTGAACTCAGAAAG TGGGCTAAGGAGGCTAAAGCTGCTGGGATCGGGTTATGGGCAGATTCAGATCCTGAAGAGCCATGGAAATGGAGAAAAAATAACCCCACTCCATATGTATAG
- the LOC113344141 gene encoding beta-caryophyllene synthase-like translates to MSYTINFPLPTSSSSSPPPSTFTPSSTLLPISTKHLAQLEASEHFQYQPTIWDYKHFVESPKNNYSVIIEFIYICQHLFMSMYANYLFVSVFMYIQCKTDAELLMEKEKQVNLVRVTLKEAEKPLAKLELIDVIQSLGTSYIFEEDIHKILENRFRLLRQYGFHESQNIYDEFRHAIGGFKESITNDIKGMLSLFEEAWWNNLGVTKKLNFTRDRIVECFLSNVGFCWEPKYARYIEWLTKILSFALVIDDIYDVYGSLD, encoded by the exons ATGTCTTATACTATTAACTTTCCACTCccgacttcttcttcttcttcacctcctCCTTCTACCTTCACCCCATCCTCGACCCTGTTGCCAATTAGTACTAAACACCTTGCACAATTAGAAGCTTCCGAACACTTTCAGTACCAACCTACAATTTGGGATTATAAGCATTTTGTTGAGTCACCTAAGAATAACTACTCGGTGATCATTGAGTTCATTTATATATGTCAACATCTATTTATGAGTATGTATGCTAATTACTTGTTTGTTTCTGTGTTTATGTATATACAGTGCAAAACAGATGCGGAATTACTGatggagaaagaaaaacaagtgaaCTTAGTGAGGGTTACGCTTAAGGAGGCCGAAAAACCACTGGCAAAGCTTGAGCTGATCGATGTCATTCAAAGTCTCGGAACGAGTTACATTTTTGAGGAAGACATCCACAAAATACTAGAGAACAG GTTTAGGCTTCTTAGGCAGTATGGTTTTCATGAATCTCAAA ATATTTATGATGAATTCAGACACGCAATAGGTGGGTTCAAGGAATCAATTACCAACGATATTAAGGGAATGCTGAGCTTATTTGAAGAGGC GTGGTGGAACAATTTGGGGGTTACAAAGAAATTGAATTTCACTAGAGACCGAATTGTTGAGTGCTTCTTGTCAAATGTTGGGTTTTGTTGGGAGCCAAAATATGCACGTTATATAGAATGGCTCACCAAAATCCTAAGCTTTGCTCTAGTAATCGATGACATCTATGATGTTTATGGATCATTAGATTAA
- the LOC113344145 gene encoding uncharacterized 38.1 kDa protein-like produces the protein MGILSSLRKGVGNALVRIIYGNCFKPTTSDDDDQDYSNISSPDHHVSQPPTNGVLSLASDLFHFDNTCEVPELLSEHVASSKKAQVKWYKKILKAWKGAKPPPKTPEQASRLVMQTLHQHQKADVEGLLKFYGLPVLHEHEIDIPAEEDFPPPRPEGVKFELLTFPVDAQSVPDGDGLTVYVDVADPREATISVPEDVQAAVSERSKARASKDYTKADALHKTIVDAGYRILKGSNNEEVLARKYRIRLRGIDAPENKQPSGKEAKKELIKLVQGNCVIIHVYGEDKYNRLVGDVYCNGKFVQEVMLKKGLAWHYAAFDKRPELKKWAKEAKAAGIGLWASSDPEKPWEWRKNNSRDGN, from the exons ATGGGAATTCTCTCAAGTCTTCGCAAGGGAGTTGGAAACGCTCTTGTTAGGATCATATATGGGAATTGTTTCAAGCCAACAAcgtctgatgatgatgatcaagatTATTCTAACATATCATCACCAGATCACCATGTCTCCCAACCTCCTACAAATGGTGTTCTATCTCTGGCTTCTGATCTTTTTCACTTTGACAATACTTGTGAG gTTCCTGAATTACTTAGTGAGCATGTTGCATCATCAAAGAAAGCCCAAGTTAAATG GTACAAAAAAATATTGAAAGCATGGAAAGGTGCAAAACCACCACCAAAAACACCTGAGCAAGCATCTAGGCTTGTCATGCAGACCTTACACCAACACCAAAAGGCCGATGTCGAG GGTCTATTGAAATTCTATGGTCTTCCAGTTCTGCATGAGCATGAAATTGACATTCCTGCAGAAGAAGACTTTCCTCCTCCTCGGCCTGAAGGAGTGAAATTCGAATTACTCACATTTCCG GTGGATGCACAATCTGTTCCTGATGGGGACGGCTTAACCGTTTATGTTGACGTCGCGGACCCCAGGGAAGCCACCATCAGTGTGCCTGAGGATGTACAAGCGGCAGTATCAGAACGATCAAAAGCACGTGCATCCAAAGATTATACGAAGGCAGATGCGCTGCATAAGACCATTGTAGATGCTGGTTACAG AATCCTAAAAGGTTCAAACAATGAGGAAGTTCTTGCCAGAAAGTATCGGATTCGATTGAG GGGCATCGATGCACCAGAGAACAAACAGCCATCTGGAAAGGAGGCGAAGAAAGAACTTATTAAGCTGGTTCAAGGAAATTGTGTGATTATTCATGTTTATGGGGAGGATAAATATAATCGACTCGTAGGAGATGTTTATTGCAATGGGAAATTTGTGCAG GAAGTAATGCTCAAGAAAGGGCTTGCTTGGCATTATGCAGCGTTTGACAAGCGTCCTGAACTCAAAAAG TGGGCTAAGGAGGCTAAAGCTGCTGGGATTGGATTATGGGCATCTTCAGATCCTGAAAAGCCATGGGAATGGAGAAAAAACAACAGCCGCGATGGAAACTAG